From uncultured Desulfobacter sp.:
AAGATAAAAGCGCAGAATCAAACTTTGTACCAGCAGATTCGGAACTTGGACGTCCAGTTGTTTGAAGATCCCGAGTTGCTGATTCAATTAAGAAATATTCTTTAAATTAGCAACGGACTTATCATTATCCGCGTTTATTTAATTGGTACTTATGAAACGTAACCGACAGAGCGGAGCTATGCAAAAATTTCAAGAAGTTTTCATTGCTTTAGATGATCATCCTGATTTATTGGCAGAGTTAAAAATAAATAACTAAAATTACCTTTCAGCTCAAATTTTTTGGTCGGCATGGAGGCCATGTAACCAACAGGGCGAAGCTACATCAAAAAAATTTAACGCTGTGTAAATTTTAATTAAAAAATAGAGGGAAAATAATCATGAAGGAAAAAACATTACCTCAATCTGCTAATGTCGTTTATATGGAATCTGATGATGAAATTGATCTTATTGAATTATTTGCAAGACTCTGGAAGCGCAAAATTTATATCATCGCTGCGACTATCGCTTTTGCATGTCTTTTAGGACTTTGGGCTTTGCCTATCTCATTTTTACAGCAAAAATCCGTCACACGTCTTAAATTTAAATTGAATTTCGCAGGCATAGAAAACAATCAATATCCAAATGGGATGAAATTTTCTACGGCAGATATTACAACTCCCCATATTTTAGAAACGGTCTATAAGACCAACAAAATGTCACCTGACATGACCCTGGTTCAGTTTAGAGACAGTTTAATGGTTCAAAAATCAGATGATGGTTTGGACTTTTTAGAAAAAAAATATATTAAACTTCTTTCAAATAAGACACTGACATCTGAACAGCGGGAAAAAATTCAGGCAGAGTACACCCAGAAAAAAGAAAGATTAAAATCTAATAATGATTATTATCTGGTCTTTTATGACGATAACATGCGCATTCCTAAAAAACTTCAGGCAAAAGTTTTGCAAGATATTCTTAACGAATGGGCAGTGTTTACAGAGGAAAAAAGAGGCGTTTATCTTTATCAGGTTAAATTAATTTCCCCTGCAATATTTGATATTGAATTCAAAACCGATGAGTTCGTTATGAAAATTGACATGCTTCGACAGGGAGTTGAGAGGGTCTTAAAAAATATAAAAGAAATTTCTTCTTTACCCGGTGCGCTGCTGGTCCGTACCCCAAAAGGATTCAATCTTACCTCACTTGAGCTTCAAATGAGTGATCTTATCCGATATGAAATCAATCCGTTAACTGCCTTAACTAAAGAGGAACAATTTTTGGCCAAAGGGTATGCGGCCATGTTGTATCTAAAAGAACAGATTTATAATCTTGAATTGCAAGAGAAACAGCAAGAGGACGCATTATCATTGTTAAAAGATTCGATTGATGGATATCTTGAGAGCAGCGGTAATGCCAAAAATAAGGGAAATATGCAAGCAGATACAAATTTTCTCGCTCAAAACAGCCTGGTTCCACAGATTGGGGATAATTTTCTTGATAGGCTGGTTGCTATGGCCCAAGCAAATGAAGATGTTAAATATCGGCAGGAAATAACTCAGAGTATGGTTGCACTGGGTAATGATTTGATTTCGACCCGTCGGAATATAACTTACTATAAAGACCTTTTACCAGATGAACAAAGGGGAAATGTTGAAGCAATCAAAGACCAAGATGATCTGATGTTTGATTTTGAGAAAAGATATAACGCTGCCAAGGAAAAGGCTCAGTTATTTACTTCTGAATTAAATAGTTTATATCATACCATCAGCCGTAATAATTTACGGCCCGAGCAAAATTTTTATACAACAGTTGCAATGCCTGAATTCCAAAAGTTATCTGTGCATTCAGTTAAAAAGATAATGTTTATCTGCATGTTTATGGTTTCCCTCTTTTTTTGTTTTGTCTGCTGTTTGGCATTGTTGGTAAGAAGTCGCAGCAAAAACTGAAACTAAGAAATTTTTCAAAATTTTTTGGCTCATGTCGCGTTTTGGGGCCTTTTGAAATTTGTTGTAAAAAGCCGGATCTGACTTGCGTTGGCCAGAAATAGGGATAGAGACTCAGTCCGATTTTTATACATCTCAAAAGCATCCCTCGCAGAGTTGAGAACTCAAATGGAAATTGGAAATAGCATATCAAGTAGGATACATTGAGCAAAAAGATTACGAGTCAATCGAGAGCATTCTATCGAAATAGGCAAAAATGCTTCGCGCCCTGATCAAAACCCGCTTAAAAATCTACAATCCAACACCATAACCCATAACCTTCACCTATAGAGCTTCCCATGGAATTCATCAATCTCAAAACCCAACTTCCACAATGAATCCCCTCCAATCTCTCATACAAAAAGGTGAATCCGAACACCTTGAGTTCAAGACCTCCTTTGGTAAAGAAGCCATAGAGGCATTGTGCTCTTTTGCCAACACCCGGGGCGGAACGGTGTTGATCGGAATAAATGACAAGGGAATAGTAACAGGGGCTCAGGCTTCCCGGGAAAGTATTCAGAAATGGACCAACCAGATAAAAAATTCAACGTCTCCGTCCATCATTCCTGATGCAGAAACGTTTGCCCATGAAGATAAAACAGTCATCAGCTTGTCTGTCATCTCCTATCCCATTAAACCCATAAGTTTCAAAGGCAAATATTACAAAAGGGTTCATAACGCAAACCATCTGATGGATTTAAATGAAATAGCAAATGAACACCTGAGGACGATTAATCTCAGTTGGGATTTTGCCCGGGACCCAAACCATGGCATCAATGATGTTTCACTGGAAAAAGTCAATCAGTTTATTGAGATTTCGAATCGTTTTCGGGATTATCCCATCAATGACGATCCTTTAACTGTGCTTAAAAAATTTGAACTACTACGTGAAAATGCCGTTTCTTTTGGCTGTTTTTTACTTTTTTGTAATAATCCGTCTATGATTTCAACCATTGATGCAGGCCGCTTTGATTCTGAAACCATCATAAAAGACAGCATTACGATTCGGAACGACCTGTTTTCAGAAGTGGAAGCGTGTATGGATTTTGTACGCAAGCATATCAGCAAACGGTTTGTTATTTCAGGCAAACCCCAAAGAGATGAAATCTGGGAATACCCACTCGAAGCTGTAAGAGAAATTATCGTGAATATGATTGTCCATAGAGATTATCAGGCACAAGGTGATTCGACCATCAAAATATTTCACAATAGAATGGAATTCTTCAACCCGGGTCCGCTTCCCAAGGGAATGAAAATGCAGGATATCCTTT
This genomic window contains:
- a CDS encoding Wzz/FepE/Etk N-terminal domain-containing protein, producing the protein MKEKTLPQSANVVYMESDDEIDLIELFARLWKRKIYIIAATIAFACLLGLWALPISFLQQKSVTRLKFKLNFAGIENNQYPNGMKFSTADITTPHILETVYKTNKMSPDMTLVQFRDSLMVQKSDDGLDFLEKKYIKLLSNKTLTSEQREKIQAEYTQKKERLKSNNDYYLVFYDDNMRIPKKLQAKVLQDILNEWAVFTEEKRGVYLYQVKLISPAIFDIEFKTDEFVMKIDMLRQGVERVLKNIKEISSLPGALLVRTPKGFNLTSLELQMSDLIRYEINPLTALTKEEQFLAKGYAAMLYLKEQIYNLELQEKQQEDALSLLKDSIDGYLESSGNAKNKGNMQADTNFLAQNSLVPQIGDNFLDRLVAMAQANEDVKYRQEITQSMVALGNDLISTRRNITYYKDLLPDEQRGNVEAIKDQDDLMFDFEKRYNAAKEKAQLFTSELNSLYHTISRNNLRPEQNFYTTVAMPEFQKLSVHSVKKIMFICMFMVSLFFCFVCCLALLVRSRSKN
- a CDS encoding ATP-binding protein, whose translation is MNPLQSLIQKGESEHLEFKTSFGKEAIEALCSFANTRGGTVLIGINDKGIVTGAQASRESIQKWTNQIKNSTSPSIIPDAETFAHEDKTVISLSVISYPIKPISFKGKYYKRVHNANHLMDLNEIANEHLRTINLSWDFARDPNHGINDVSLEKVNQFIEISNRFRDYPINDDPLTVLKKFELLRENAVSFGCFLLFCNNPSMISTIDAGRFDSETIIKDSITIRNDLFSEVEACMDFVRKHISKRFVISGKPQRDEIWEYPLEAVREIIVNMIVHRDYQAQGDSTIKIFHNRMEFFNPGPLPKGMKMQDILSGKMASNPRNKQIASIFKEAGIIEKYGSGIKRVIQSMADAGSPAPVFEIIADNFKVTLFLMGETSGGGVSGGVSGGVSGGVNNLLDFIKANPGKKSKEIKAALNLPQRTLERWLKELREQKKIKFQGPPKTGGYYFLDEK